One window of Pseudomonas urmiensis genomic DNA carries:
- the yajC gene encoding preprotein translocase subunit YajC, whose translation MSFLIPAAYADAAAPAAGPAGTGFEWIFLVGFLVIFYLMIWRPQAKRAKEQKNLLGNLQKGDEVVTNGGIAGKIVKVSDDFVVLEVSDTVELKFQKGAVAATLPKGTLKAI comes from the coding sequence ATGAGCTTTTTGATCCCCGCCGCTTACGCGGACGCAGCTGCCCCGGCCGCCGGCCCTGCTGGTACTGGCTTTGAGTGGATTTTCCTGGTTGGCTTCCTGGTCATCTTCTACCTGATGATCTGGCGTCCACAGGCCAAGCGTGCCAAAGAGCAGAAGAACCTGCTGGGCAACTTGCAAAAAGGTGACGAAGTTGTCACCAACGGCGGCATCGCCGGCAAAATCGTCAAGGTTTCCGATGATTTCGTGGTTCTGGAAGTGTCCGACACCGTCGAGCTGAAGTTCCAGAAGGGCGCCGTGGCTGCGACCCTGCCAAAAGGTACGCTCAAGGCTATCTGA